The following nucleotide sequence is from uncultured Draconibacterium sp..
GCCAGATAAGCAGCGAAATAAGCCTTCAACTGGTTAATCCTGATATCATCCGAATTGTACTCGACAGTTTAAAAACAAAAACGGTTCCGGTAAAAGCCAATGTTTCAATCGACTTTAAACCTCAGTTCAATTTAAAAAATGAGGTGCAGGTAAAACCATCGGAAGTAAAAATTACCGGTCCGGCATCGGTAGTCGATACGGTTCGTTTTCTTTCTACTACAAAAAGATCGTTTGAAGAAGTGGATAAAACGATTACGCGAAACATAAAACTCATTCATCCGGAAACTACCACAATTGTTCCGGCAGAAGTGTTGCTACAAATTGATGTGGAAAAACATACCGAAAAGCAGGTTCGCCTGCCAATACAGGTTATCAACAAACCGTCCGACGTGAGAATCAAACTTTTCCCATCGGAACTAACGCTTAACTGCATTGTAGGTTTGAGTGAATTCGACAATATCTCGGAAGCCGATTTTCGGGCGGTAGTTGATTATGCGTCAATTAGTAACAGCGAAAGTCGCCTGAGGGTAAAAATAACCGATAAACCATCGTTTGTTGAGATTTCTCGTTTTAATCCCGAATCGGTAGAATACCTTATTGAAACGTATTAGAAAATGGCTTTAAAGATTGGTATTACAGGTGGAATTGGAAGTGGCAAATCGGTAATTTGCCAGGTTTTCAAGCTTCTGGGAGCTCCTGTTTTTGAAGCTGACGTTTGGGCAAAAAAGCTGGTGAATTCGCACGATCAAATAAAAACCGGACTTATTGACTGGTATGGCCCCGACATTTATTCACCAAACGGCACAATTGACCGGAAAAAGCTCGCTGGCATCATTTTTACAGATAGCACAGAGATGAAGAAAGTAAACGATTTAATTCATCCCGTAGTGCGGCAGGAATTTATGATTTGGGCTAACCAACAAAACAGCCCGTATGTCATTCACGAAGCAGCTATTCTTTTTGAAAGCGGTTTCTATAAAATGATGGAGTATACCCTATTGGTAACTGCACCCGAAAATATAAGAATAGAACGCGTTATGAAGCGTGATGGTTCAACAATTGAAGCCGTTAAAGAACGAATGAGCAAACAGTGGAGCGATGAACAAAAACGCAAACTAGCTTCAAGAGAAATTAAAAACGACAACAAAACATTATTGATTCCTCAACTCATTGAAATCGATAAACAATTAAAAGAATATGGCAAAATTTGGTAAATGGATAGGAGCCGGACTCGGTTGGGTAATGACTGCCGGTAGTCCACTAGGAGCAATTATAGGGTTCACTTTAGGCGCAATGGTTGATGGAGGGAAAAGCGCTTTTAATACAGGAGCACGAACAGGATACTCAAGCAGAACAACTACCACCGGCGGCTATGTTATGAGCCTTTTGGTTTTGGTGGCTGCCGTAATGAAGGCCGATGGAAAAGTATTGAAATCGGAGCTCGACTATGTAAAGAAATTTATGGTGCACAACTTTGGCGAAGACTCGGCACAAGAAGCCATAAAAATGTTGCGCGACCTCTTAAACCAGACCATTCCGGTTAACGAAGTTTGCCAGCAGATAAAAGCGAACATGAACTACTCGGCACGTCTGCAGCTGGTTCATTTTCTGTTTGGAATTGCCCAGGCCGATGGTCAGGTTGATGTAGAAGAACAAAAGTTGATCACACACATTTGTAACCAAATGGGCATTGGAAATAACGATTTTGAATCGATTCAGGCCATGTTTGTGCCTAACACCGATAGTGATTACAAAATACTTGAAATTGACCGTTCGGCCAGCAACGACGATTTAAAAAAGGCCTACCGTCGTATGGCTATGAAATACCACCCTGATAAAGTGAGCACCCTGGGCAATGAAGTTCAGAATGCGGCAAAAGAGAAATTCCAGAAAGTAAATCAGGCTTACGAGAATATTAAAAAAGAACGGAAGATAGCCTAATCAGCTTACAGTCGCAGTTAGCAGTTTACGTTGTCATCTTTAAGGATGAATGATTGAAAAATCTGTTACTTTGCATTTAACTTGAAACAGATTTCTCACTTTGTTCGAAATGACAAAACAATGAAAATCATCTCAACAAATATTGCTGAAGCCCGAATCATAAAATGGAAGGGGAAAGAAATCCCTACCGGTATGTTCAAATTTGGTGTAGACAAGGGGATTTTTTTGGGTAAAGAAGATGTGAAACACGACAATGTGATGGATCGCAGATACCATGGTGGAGTTGACAAAGCCTGTTACCTCTATTCTGCGGATCATTACCAATACTGGCAGAATCTTTATCCTGATTTAGAAATGCCATGTGGAATGTTTGGCGAGAACCTGACCGTGGAAGGCCTGCACGAAAAGGAAATAAATATTGGCGATACCTATAAAATTGGAGAAGCAGTGGTACAAGTTACCCAACCTCGCCAACCCTGTTTTAAATTGCAGTTCAGGTTTCACAACAATAATATTGTACGCCAGTTTGTCGATTCTGGGTTTTCGGGTGTTTATGTCAGGATATTGGAAAATGGCCATGTAAATACAGGCGACAGTATGCAGCTGATCGACAAAAAACAATCACTTTCGATACACGAAGTTTACACCCTGCTATACGCTGATGAATTCGATGAAAAAGTAAAAGAAGCGGTAAACGATCCCTTAATTGCCGAAAGCTGCAAAAGTGATTTATTAAAACGCTGGGGCAATTATTTGTAATCTACTAACCACCACGACATTCCAATTAGAACGATTTTAAATAGCAACATATCTATAAATTTATAGGTTACCTTTTCTGCTTTTTCAGAATATATAAGTGGACAAGGAAGGAAGTGCAAACCTCTTTTCAACCATTAAATCAGAAGTGCAACATTAAGTTGCAAAAGACATTAAGGAGGCTTTGAAGATGGCCTCCTTTTTTATTTTACATTTTGTCTCGTCCTGAAATTCCGTAAAAATATAAAGCTATAAAAAACAACCCGTTTCAAAGCAAGTTTCAAAACGGGTTGTCAATCTATCATTAGTCCAACATGCAGTGGTTATCTTCGAACCAGCCAAAGTTATTGGAACTACATTTTTTCGGGCATTTCTACTCCCAACAATCCCATACCATTCTTCACTACCTGCCCCACTGTTGATGCGAGCACCAGGCGGAAGTTTTTCACACTTTCGTTAGCTTCTCCAAGTATTGAATGATCGTGATAAAACTGGTTAAACTCTTTTACCAGTTCGTAGCAGTAGTTGGCAATAATAGCAGGACTGTAATTGTCGCCTGCTTCTTCCACTGCCGCAGGAAATAACGAAATACGTTTCACTAAATCTTTTTCTTTTAACGAAAGCGATTCAACTACTACATTTTTGTCGATAGTAATATTCTGATCGGCAGCCTTGCGCAGCACCGATTTAATACGTGCATAAGTGTACTGAATAAATGGCCCGGTATTTCCGTTAAAATCGATCGATTCCTCAGGATTGAACATCATATTCTTTCGTGGATCCACTTTCAATATAAAGTACTTCAACGCACCAAGGGCAATCATTTTAAAAATATTCTCGGCATCTTCTCCGGTTAATGAGTCAAGTTTTCCTAACTCAGCCGACATTTCGCGAGCCACTTCTACCATGTTGTCCACTAAATCGTCGGCATCAACAACAGTTCCCTCGCGCGATTTCATTTTACCTGATGGTAGTTCAACCATTCCGTACGAGAAGTGGTACAAATCTTTTCCCCAGCTAAAGCCAAGTTTATCCAACAAAATTGCCAAAACCTGAAAATGGTAGTTTTGCTCGTTTCCTACCACATAAACCATTTTATCGATCGAATAATCGTTAAAACGCATTTTAGCCGTACCAATGTCCTGGGTCATATAAACCGAGGTGCCATCGCTACGCAGCAATATTTTCTGATCCAGTCCGTCACCGGTAAGATCGGCCCAAACCGAGTTATCTTCATGCCTTGTAAATGTACCTTCTTCAAGGCCTCTCAGCACTTCTTCTTTACCGATAAGATAAGTTTCCGATTCGTAGTAAATCTTGTCGAAACCAACACCCAGCGTTTTATAAGTCACATCAAAACCTGCGTACACCCAGTTGTTCATCATCTTCCAAAGCTCAACTGTTTCCTCATCTTTTGCCTCCCATTTTCTCAATAATTCACGGGCTGCAATAATTGATGGTGCCTGGTTTTCGGCTTCTTCTTTCGAAATGCCTTTTTCTACCAGCTCTGCTATTTCGGCTTTGTAATGTTTGTCAAATTCAACATAGTACTTTCCAACCAGGTGGTCGCCTTTCATTCCGGTGCTTTCAGGAGTTTCACCGTTACCCCACTGTTTCCAGGCATACATCGATTTACAGATGTGGATACCACGGTCGTTCACAATGTTGGTCATTACCACTTTTTTACCGTTGGCCTTTAGAATCTCTGAGATCGAAAATCCCAACAAATTGTTACGGATGTGGCCAAGGTGAAGTGGTTTATTGGTGTTTGGCGATGAGTATTCAACCATCACCAACTCACTATCGTCGGTTACGGATTTTAAGCCAAAATCGATATTAGCATAGCTGTTTTTAAGTACATCAAGCCAATAGCTCTGGCTGATCTCCAGATTCAAGAAACCTTTAATTACATTGAAGTTTTCAACAGTATCAATATTTTCAACAAGGTATTTTCCAATATCTTCGGCAGTTTGCTCCGGCGCTTTTTTTGAGTATCGTAAAAAAGGAAACACCACAACGGTTATATCGCCCTCAAAATCTTTTCGCGTATTTTGTACCTGCACCTGGTTTTCCGGTAAATCTGCTCCGTACAAAGACTTCATTGCTTCTACGGTTCCTTTCTGAATCAAACTTTCGATACTCATAATTAAGCTTATTTTTTAGAGACCGCAAATATAATACATTACAGCCATAAACGAGAAAAGCCCTGTCAAATGACAGAGCTTTTCGAAAATATTTAATTAAAGCTTACTTGCGAATTTTTGCTACTTCAAATTCTGCTCTACGGTTTTTACGTTTGTTATCTAATGTTGTATTAGGAACAGCCGGTTTTGTTTCACCATAGTTATTAGAACCTACATAAGCGTTGTTCACACCTTTTTGCAATAAGTACTTCACAACAGCCTGAGCACGTCTTTCAGACAATCCCATGTTGTATGATTCTGTACCAATATCATCAGTGTGACCACCAATTACGATATCGTATTCTTTAGCCGCATTCAACTGATCAGCTAATTTATCCAATTCAGTTTTTGCTTCTGGTCTTAGAGTCGACTTGTCGAAATCGAAGTAGATTGTTGGAATTGAAATTTCACTCCAATCCGGGCAACCATTGTTGCTTGCAGGACCTACTTCTGAAGGACAATCATCTTCACAGTCAATTACTCCGTCGCCATCTGAATCAAGCGGACAACCGTCAGCGTCAACAGGACATCCTTTTGGAGTATCAGGACACTTGTCTTTTGGATCAGGAACTCCGTCTCCGTCAGTATCAGGACAGCCGTTGAATTTAGCTAATCCAGGAGTATCAGGACAGTCGTCGTCTTTATCAGCAATTCCGTCACCGTCTTTATCAGGACAACCTGCTAAAGCAGGATCTCCCGCTTCGTTCGGACAATCATCTTTGTAATCAGGAACACCGTCGCCATCAGTATCGATAGGACAACCTTTTTCATCAACTTGTACTCCCGGAGGTGTGCCAGGACATTCGTCTTTACGATCACTTACACCGTCACCGTCTTCATCTTTAGCTTTACCCAATGCGAATTCAAGCACACTGGTAACCTGAAAATGTTCGTCGGTCCAGCCGTAAGCATTGTTAGGATCATTTGAATGATATCCTTTAATACTGTTTACATATGATCCTGACACGAAAAGAGAAGTTCTTTCGCCAACAGGGAATTTCACTCCTGCACCGTAGTCGAAGGTAAAATCACTTTCATCATTATCCCACATATAGCCGGGACCACCAAAAAGGTATGGCTGAATTGCCATGTCGTCATTATAAAGTTTTACACGTAGGTTCAGCAATGATGCAACAACATCAGTTCCGGCATCATTGAACGACCACCTGTTGTCAAGCATTAAATCAAACCTGGGAGACAGATATCGACTAACATAAAAATCAGCTAAAAACCCGGTAGCTTCTGTCTCAATGTTGTATTCCAATCCGGGGCCAACTCCAATGCCCCATTTGTTGTCTGCATTTTGTGCGATGGCGTAACCAAGGGACAAAACTAATGCAAATAAGAAAAGAGTAATTTTTTTCATAGTTTTGAAATTATTTTTTGTTGTTTGTTGAATTCTACGGGCAATTTAGAAATTAATTCGCAGGTATCAAAAAAAGTTAGCTGTCTTAATTCCATGCTTAAGAATATTTTTTTTACAAATTTAATTATTTAAGTTCAATTAATTCAAAATATTATAAATTTTGTTCTCAATTATCGATATAGAAACTACCGGTCAAAGTTATAAAAACGGCAAAATTACCGAAATTGCTATTTACCAACACAACGGGCAAGAGATTACCGACTCTTTTTCAACCCTTATTAACCCGGAGATGGACATTCCATTTTTTATAACTGAGTTAACAGGAATAAATAATGAGATGGTAAGAACTGCTCCAAAATTTTACCAGGTGGCAAAAAAAATCATCGAAATGACAATGGGGCGAACTTTTGTCGCACATAATGCCAGTTTCGATTATAAGTTCATAAAAGAAGAATATGCGCGCCTTGGATACAACTATCATCGGAAAACAATGTGTACGGTAAAACTATCGCGAAAACTACTTCCCGGACATCCATCCTATTCGCTAGGGAGGCTATGTGCCGATTTAGGAATTGAAATTAATGGCAGGCACCGCGCTGCAGGCGATGCACTGGCCACTGCAAGACTTTTTGATATTCTTGTTGAACGAAACGACTCGCTGGGAAACCCAAAAGCCGTTAACAATTACAAACTTTTTTAATCCGCCTTTTCTTCTGTAGCTTCGTCCTCCTCTGGTTCTGAAAAGTCAAGCATTTCCTTTTCCTCTAAAGCATTGTACCACTGCAGTACCTTTTTTATATCAGAAACATATACACGATCCTGATCATAATTGGGTAGTACTTTCTCAAAATAAGCCTTTAATTCATTGCCTGATGCTTTGTGCGAAATGGCTGCTCCACCATCCTCGGCATCAGAAATGGTTTTAAAAACATCTTTTAACGGCACATCACTTTCGTACGTGTAAATGGCTATATCTTCCAATGCCGATACCTTTGCGGTTGAATAAACCGGCATACGCTTTTGTGTGTCTAACGATTCAACAATAATGCTGTTTTTACTTTCGGCAACCATTTTGAACAGTCCCGAATGTCCTGAAATTGCTAATATACCTTTTAACATGACTATCTAATTTTCGGCGAAGATACAATTTTTGTAGATTTCAAAAAGTAAGTACATAAAGTAAAAAGCCGGAAACTTGCCTGTTTCGGCTAGCTCCCGGCTCAAAATATTAATTTTTAAGATCTTAAATCAAGCGTTAAAACTTTTTAATTAAATCCGATTTTATATATCACCCCGGTTTTAAACCAACGCCCGGGCTGAATTACATTACCAATATCGTTGTATTGTTTATCGAAAATATTGTTTACCGAAGCAAAAAACGAGAACTGATTTCTCCGGTAGCTCAACTTGCCGTCGAATATGCAGAACGGATCGTAAGCCACTTCGCCAACCGGCATTTTATTCTCGAATTGGGTGTAACTCCCTTCCCTGTCCTGGAATACAAAACGTAAATCAAGTGTCAAACCTCTTAGCAGCTTCTCGCTCAGCGAACCAACCAGTTTATGTTTCAGGTTATCCAACGCATAATTCGACACAAAATCAGCATTTCCTTTTTCTATATTATTATATAGGTAACTAATTTGAATATTTGGATAGTGGGTTCCAAACTCATTTCGGAACAACACCTGCGCCTGAATCTCAGTTCCCAGGTTATTTATTTCAGTCAGGTTTTGTGGTTGCCAGATCTCTGAGGTCGGATCTTCCTTTACCCAATCGATGATATCTTTCCCATGGCGGTAAAACAATACAGCATGTCCACGCACCAGTTTCGATCGTAGTTTTAAACCTCCTTCTAATGTGGCCGATTTTTCCGGTTTCAAATCGGGGTTACCAATGTTCGACGGACCAACATAATACAAATCAGTAAAAGTGGGCATTCGTAACGACGTGTTGTAACTGGAGTACAGTTTAACCGCATCCGATACATTATAACTCACATCAATTCCCGGAAAAACGTTTAATCCCAAATCGCTTCCGGAAATGTAATTCGCCATCAGTCCGGCGGTAAAAGTCCACTTATTATAATAGTATGCGTGTTCCAAAAATCCGGAAACCGTATTCCGGTCGTCCGACTTGGTAAACTGCGCATCTTCTCCCGGCACATCTTTTGGCTCGTCCATATCCAAACCAAGCTTATTACTATATATCTGCTCGCGGCGGAATTCAACACCAAAAGCAGTTTTTCCGGCAGCCCATTTTACCCACGAATTCAGGTTGGCACCATAAACATTCGTCATGTGGTAATTGTGCCCCGAGTACCAGCCCGGCAGTGTGTCGTTTTGCCAAACGTTGTAACCATCGTCGGTTAAACCATACTTATCGGTTCGGTACAATTCAAAACGATCGTGATGGCGCCTGTAATAAACCACCGGCGTGAGGTGCAGCGGTCCGTTTCCTTCCCATTTCAACGAAGTGAATAATGTTTTTGTGGCTTCATACTGGTTCGGATACTTTGGCGAGTAAAAGCTGTTCGCTCCAAATCCTTTTTCCGATAGTCCTAACTGAAACTTCAACACTCCTTTTTCGGTATTCAATTGATTGGAATAAAACCCATTCAGCTCATTAAAATCGGTGTTGTTGGTGTAACCGTCCGATCGCTTCCCGTTAAACGCCAACATGTGTTGCATTTTGCCGGTTGAAAACGTGCCCGAAAGATTTCCATCGAAATACCCAAAGCTACCACCCGATACTGCGGCAGAAATTTCGGAATTTGCCGACTGACGTGTTACAATATTAATAGCCCCCGAAAAAGCGTTGGGTCCGTATACACGCGCAGCCGGTCCTTCAAGGATTTCGATTCGCTCGATTTGGGCTAAACTAACTGGTAGATTTAAATTGTGATGGCCGGTTTGCGGGTCGGTGATGTTGATGCCGTTCAGCAGGATTAATGTTTGGTCGAAAGTACCACCGCGAACACTCACGTCCGCCTGTACTCCTTCAGTTCCGCGTTGCCGCACATCAATTGCTGCAACATACTCTAACAGGTCCTGAACACTCTGAGCCGGCGCCGCCTCAATTTCTGTACTCTCAATCACGGAAATTATCCGTGCAACCTGCGAATACAATGCAGGTGTTCGTTGTGCACTAACCTCGATCTCATCAAGGTCGTACTCCATTTTAACTTCAGAAGTATCCTGAACATTCGCCATTGTTATGGCCGGTGTTGATAGGAAATACACCACCGACAATACTGAAATGACAACTTGCTTCCTGACAGTTAGAAAAGAAGAATAGTTCTTCCGTCCCCACTTTCTGAAAGTTAAAACAGATTGTGCATCATGATTAAACTTTAAATTTTTCATTATAATTCTAATTGAACTTTAACAAACAGGATACTTTTTGAAACGCTTGATTTTTTATTATCGACTTATCCTGTCTCAAATTCGAAAGACAAATATACGCTTTACAACAGTATATCGACTATCTTTATTACGGGTAGCTCCTATGGAAACACTGACTTAACAATGCTTTCCGTAACCTTTAACCAATCAACACGTTACCACAATAGAGAATCTTTATCCTGCATAGATAGAATCAACTGATTTATGTTAGCTTTTATTTGCAAAAAGGGACTCGTTTGACTTAAATTTGTTTAGACAAATTAAAAATAAGACGCCATGACTCAGATTCAATTTAATAACGCTTTACTCGGATTGAGTGACAAATTGCATTATTATGCACTAAGTTTAACCGCTGACTCGGAAAGAGCTGACGATCTGTTGCAAGAAACTTTCCTTAAGGCATTAACTTATCGTGACAAGTTTACACAGAACACGAATTTCAAGGCATGGATTTACACCATTATGAAGAACACCTTCATTAATGATTACCGTAGAAACGTTAAAACAAAGAACACCTTCGATGGTTCAAACAACGATTTCCATCTGATGTTTTCGAAAGACAAAGTTTATCCTGCTCCGGATTCGTTCTACAGTTCAAAAGAAATTAACAAAAGCATTAATGCTTTAGAAGATGAATATCGTGTTCCTTTCCGCATGTTTTTAGAAGGATACAAATACAAAGAAATTGCTGAAAAATTGGATTTACCTTTAGGTACCGTTAAAAGCCGCATTTTTTTTACCCGTAAGAAACTGGAAAAGGCATTAAACGAATATTCAGAAAATTAATAATAGAGATAACGTGTATTGGTTTTTAAAAGGTCTTCAATTTTGAAGGCCTTTTTTTATGAACTCAACGGATGTCATCTTTTGTAAAAGATGACATCCGTTTTGCTTACACGAACCCTAAATCTTTTTTATTTTTATAAAATAATTTATACCTTATTTTCTCCCCTAATGTTGGGGAGATGTCAGCGTAAGGCCTGGGGGCGGATTGACAGAGGGGTACTGTTTCAAATTATAAATTAATACCATGAAAAAAATTGCAGTTCATTTAGCCGACGGATTTGAAGAAATAGAAGCCATAAGTATTATTGATGTACTTCGTAGAGCCGGTTTTCAAGTTACTGTTGTATCTATGAATGAAAAGATGGAAGTTACCGGTTCGCACGAAATTACCGTAAAAGCCGATGTGTTGTTTGAGGATCTGGATTACGATAATATTGATATGATCGTGCTTCCGGGAGGAATGCCGGGGGCGGCAAATTTAAAAGCACACAGTGGTCTGCGCGAGCAAATCTTAAATTTTAATGATATGAAAAAACCACTTGCTGCCATTTGCGCAGCTCCAATGGTTTTTGGGAGCCTGGGTTTGCTAAAAGAAAAACAGGCAACTTGTTACCCGGGATTTGAAGATGAACTACACGGGGCAATTATTACCGGAGAGGCAGTGACGGAAGCAGATAATATAATCACCGGTAAAGGTGCGGGTGTTGCCATCAAATTTGCGCTTAAAATTGTAGAGATGTTTAATGGGAAAGAAGTTGCTGATGATCTGGGCGCCAAAATGATTGTACAATAAAAAATATTGATACCATAAAAAAGCCGCTTCAAAAAATGAAGCGGCTTTTTCTATATCTCAAAAACTTACTTATTTCGTCTTTTCTTCAATCCAGTTTTTAGCATTTACAAATGCCTGAATCCATGGTGCCAC
It contains:
- a CDS encoding CdaR family protein, with translation MNKNIEKITGYLKIEQLKNDKRVIVYLICLIIATVLWFLNALEKDYTTTIAYPVRYVSPPNRQFLANKPPEKLDLKVDAHGFTLLRHKLNFSYSPIILNLTNITQNLESNNGTFLVPTNTLNRRISSQISSEISLQLVNPDIIRIVLDSLKTKTVPVKANVSIDFKPQFNLKNEVQVKPSEVKITGPASVVDTVRFLSTTKRSFEEVDKTITRNIKLIHPETTTIVPAEVLLQIDVEKHTEKQVRLPIQVINKPSDVRIKLFPSELTLNCIVGLSEFDNISEADFRAVVDYASISNSESRLRVKITDKPSFVEISRFNPESVEYLIETY
- the coaE gene encoding dephospho-CoA kinase (Dephospho-CoA kinase (CoaE) performs the final step in coenzyme A biosynthesis.), whose protein sequence is MALKIGITGGIGSGKSVICQVFKLLGAPVFEADVWAKKLVNSHDQIKTGLIDWYGPDIYSPNGTIDRKKLAGIIFTDSTEMKKVNDLIHPVVRQEFMIWANQQNSPYVIHEAAILFESGFYKMMEYTLLVTAPENIRIERVMKRDGSTIEAVKERMSKQWSDEQKRKLASREIKNDNKTLLIPQLIEIDKQLKEYGKIW
- a CDS encoding TerB family tellurite resistance protein, whose amino-acid sequence is MAKFGKWIGAGLGWVMTAGSPLGAIIGFTLGAMVDGGKSAFNTGARTGYSSRTTTTGGYVMSLLVLVAAVMKADGKVLKSELDYVKKFMVHNFGEDSAQEAIKMLRDLLNQTIPVNEVCQQIKANMNYSARLQLVHFLFGIAQADGQVDVEEQKLITHICNQMGIGNNDFESIQAMFVPNTDSDYKILEIDRSASNDDLKKAYRRMAMKYHPDKVSTLGNEVQNAAKEKFQKVNQAYENIKKERKIA
- a CDS encoding MOSC domain-containing protein; this translates as MKIISTNIAEARIIKWKGKEIPTGMFKFGVDKGIFLGKEDVKHDNVMDRRYHGGVDKACYLYSADHYQYWQNLYPDLEMPCGMFGENLTVEGLHEKEINIGDTYKIGEAVVQVTQPRQPCFKLQFRFHNNNIVRQFVDSGFSGVYVRILENGHVNTGDSMQLIDKKQSLSIHEVYTLLYADEFDEKVKEAVNDPLIAESCKSDLLKRWGNYL
- the argS gene encoding arginine--tRNA ligase; the encoded protein is MSIESLIQKGTVEAMKSLYGADLPENQVQVQNTRKDFEGDITVVVFPFLRYSKKAPEQTAEDIGKYLVENIDTVENFNVIKGFLNLEISQSYWLDVLKNSYANIDFGLKSVTDDSELVMVEYSSPNTNKPLHLGHIRNNLLGFSISEILKANGKKVVMTNIVNDRGIHICKSMYAWKQWGNGETPESTGMKGDHLVGKYYVEFDKHYKAEIAELVEKGISKEEAENQAPSIIAARELLRKWEAKDEETVELWKMMNNWVYAGFDVTYKTLGVGFDKIYYESETYLIGKEEVLRGLEEGTFTRHEDNSVWADLTGDGLDQKILLRSDGTSVYMTQDIGTAKMRFNDYSIDKMVYVVGNEQNYHFQVLAILLDKLGFSWGKDLYHFSYGMVELPSGKMKSREGTVVDADDLVDNMVEVAREMSAELGKLDSLTGEDAENIFKMIALGALKYFILKVDPRKNMMFNPEESIDFNGNTGPFIQYTYARIKSVLRKAADQNITIDKNVVVESLSLKEKDLVKRISLFPAAVEEAGDNYSPAIIANYCYELVKEFNQFYHDHSILGEANESVKNFRLVLASTVGQVVKNGMGLLGVEMPEKM
- a CDS encoding OmpA family protein — protein: MKKITLFLFALVLSLGYAIAQNADNKWGIGVGPGLEYNIETEATGFLADFYVSRYLSPRFDLMLDNRWSFNDAGTDVVASLLNLRVKLYNDDMAIQPYLFGGPGYMWDNDESDFTFDYGAGVKFPVGERTSLFVSGSYVNSIKGYHSNDPNNAYGWTDEHFQVTSVLEFALGKAKDEDGDGVSDRKDECPGTPPGVQVDEKGCPIDTDGDGVPDYKDDCPNEAGDPALAGCPDKDGDGIADKDDDCPDTPGLAKFNGCPDTDGDGVPDPKDKCPDTPKGCPVDADGCPLDSDGDGVIDCEDDCPSEVGPASNNGCPDWSEISIPTIYFDFDKSTLRPEAKTELDKLADQLNAAKEYDIVIGGHTDDIGTESYNMGLSERRAQAVVKYLLQKGVNNAYVGSNNYGETKPAVPNTTLDNKRKNRRAEFEVAKIRK
- a CDS encoding 3'-5' exonuclease, which codes for MFSIIDIETTGQSYKNGKITEIAIYQHNGQEITDSFSTLINPEMDIPFFITELTGINNEMVRTAPKFYQVAKKIIEMTMGRTFVAHNASFDYKFIKEEYARLGYNYHRKTMCTVKLSRKLLPGHPSYSLGRLCADLGIEINGRHRAAGDALATARLFDILVERNDSLGNPKAVNNYKLF
- a CDS encoding DUF5606 domain-containing protein, coding for MLKGILAISGHSGLFKMVAESKNSIIVESLDTQKRMPVYSTAKVSALEDIAIYTYESDVPLKDVFKTISDAEDGGAAISHKASGNELKAYFEKVLPNYDQDRVYVSDIKKVLQWYNALEEKEMLDFSEPEEDEATEEKAD
- a CDS encoding TonB-dependent receptor; the protein is MKNLKFNHDAQSVLTFRKWGRKNYSSFLTVRKQVVISVLSVVYFLSTPAITMANVQDTSEVKMEYDLDEIEVSAQRTPALYSQVARIISVIESTEIEAAPAQSVQDLLEYVAAIDVRQRGTEGVQADVSVRGGTFDQTLILLNGINITDPQTGHHNLNLPVSLAQIERIEILEGPAARVYGPNAFSGAINIVTRQSANSEISAAVSGGSFGYFDGNLSGTFSTGKMQHMLAFNGKRSDGYTNNTDFNELNGFYSNQLNTEKGVLKFQLGLSEKGFGANSFYSPKYPNQYEATKTLFTSLKWEGNGPLHLTPVVYYRRHHDRFELYRTDKYGLTDDGYNVWQNDTLPGWYSGHNYHMTNVYGANLNSWVKWAAGKTAFGVEFRREQIYSNKLGLDMDEPKDVPGEDAQFTKSDDRNTVSGFLEHAYYYNKWTFTAGLMANYISGSDLGLNVFPGIDVSYNVSDAVKLYSSYNTSLRMPTFTDLYYVGPSNIGNPDLKPEKSATLEGGLKLRSKLVRGHAVLFYRHGKDIIDWVKEDPTSEIWQPQNLTEINNLGTEIQAQVLFRNEFGTHYPNIQISYLYNNIEKGNADFVSNYALDNLKHKLVGSLSEKLLRGLTLDLRFVFQDREGSYTQFENKMPVGEVAYDPFCIFDGKLSYRRNQFSFFASVNNIFDKQYNDIGNVIQPGRWFKTGVIYKIGFN
- a CDS encoding RNA polymerase sigma factor produces the protein MTQIQFNNALLGLSDKLHYYALSLTADSERADDLLQETFLKALTYRDKFTQNTNFKAWIYTIMKNTFINDYRRNVKTKNTFDGSNNDFHLMFSKDKVYPAPDSFYSSKEINKSINALEDEYRVPFRMFLEGYKYKEIAEKLDLPLGTVKSRIFFTRKKLEKALNEYSEN
- a CDS encoding DJ-1 family glyoxalase III, with amino-acid sequence MKKIAVHLADGFEEIEAISIIDVLRRAGFQVTVVSMNEKMEVTGSHEITVKADVLFEDLDYDNIDMIVLPGGMPGAANLKAHSGLREQILNFNDMKKPLAAICAAPMVFGSLGLLKEKQATCYPGFEDELHGAIITGEAVTEADNIITGKGAGVAIKFALKIVEMFNGKEVADDLGAKMIVQ